A window from Neobacillus sp. PS3-40 encodes these proteins:
- a CDS encoding diacylglycerol kinase family lipid kinase, with product MRKIYFIINPKARDGYCLKIWQSIELKLKEMGLHYFALFTEYPGHAQKLSAQIAMKSREVNIIIAVGGDGTLHEVMNGIINNNDITLGFIPGGSGNDFSRGFQIPADPIEALQVIYRLMKNDSPFIDTGKITLNSHEEHYFVNNMGAGFDALISYEVNQSNMKSLLNKLSLGRLVYAFILLKKLFTYDCSTISLMIDGKKHIFEQTWFVTVSNQPFYGGGMKISPSAIPDDGLLDVTVVHLLSKIKLLFVFLSVFWGKHTHFKEVKMFKGRAISIHSSSKLFVHADGEFIGHTPLTIQVQPNSLRVLTRRQGKREIELKREEFE from the coding sequence ATGAGAAAAATTTATTTTATTATCAACCCTAAAGCGAGAGATGGCTACTGTTTAAAAATTTGGCAGTCAATTGAATTGAAATTAAAGGAGATGGGACTTCATTATTTTGCCCTTTTTACGGAATATCCAGGGCATGCCCAAAAACTCTCTGCTCAAATTGCAATGAAAAGCCGTGAAGTCAATATCATTATTGCAGTAGGTGGAGATGGTACACTGCATGAAGTAATGAATGGAATCATAAATAATAACGACATAACACTTGGATTTATTCCAGGTGGATCGGGAAATGATTTTTCAAGAGGGTTTCAAATTCCCGCAGACCCTATTGAAGCATTACAAGTCATTTATAGACTCATGAAGAATGATTCCCCTTTTATTGATACCGGGAAAATCACTCTTAATAGCCATGAAGAGCATTATTTTGTAAATAATATGGGGGCAGGATTTGATGCTCTTATTTCGTATGAGGTTAATCAATCTAATATGAAGAGTTTGTTAAACAAACTTTCACTTGGAAGGCTTGTATACGCATTTATTCTTTTAAAAAAACTTTTCACATATGATTGTTCAACAATTTCTTTAATGATTGATGGAAAAAAGCATATATTTGAACAAACGTGGTTTGTAACAGTTTCCAATCAGCCTTTTTATGGTGGTGGCATGAAGATCTCACCAAGTGCAATCCCTGATGATGGTTTATTAGATGTAACAGTTGTCCACCTTTTGTCAAAAATAAAGCTTCTGTTTGTTTTTTTAAGCGTATTTTGGGGGAAACATACCCATTTTAAAGAAGTAAAAATGTTTAAAGGAAGAGCTATTTCTATCCATTCTTCTTCGAAATTATTTGTTCATGCAGATGGTGAGTTTATTGGCCATACACCTTTAACTATTCAAGTTCAACCTAACTCCTTAAGAGTGTTAACCCGAAGACAGGGCAAAAGAGAAATCGAACTAAAGAGGGAGGAATTTGAATGA
- the thpR gene encoding RNA 2',3'-cyclic phosphodiesterase, with protein sequence MDHQTHFFFAVSIPVETKVIMKKYLEQLNKRIPFSRWVHYEDLHITLAFLGSAPTEKIKMAEKNVKEIVRGSKPLKLQIQKLGIFGKEDSPRIFFADTVESNELQELRTKVFSACVDAGFKLETRPFRSHITIARKWKGNEPFQTKFLEIWNELQLEPLVFEATNIVLFQTHLNETPKYEAKSIILLE encoded by the coding sequence GTGGATCATCAAACACATTTTTTCTTTGCAGTAAGTATTCCAGTAGAAACAAAAGTAATAATGAAAAAATATTTGGAGCAGTTAAATAAAAGGATCCCATTTAGTCGGTGGGTGCATTATGAAGATTTGCATATAACATTAGCTTTTCTTGGGAGTGCTCCAACTGAAAAAATAAAAATGGCTGAAAAAAATGTGAAAGAGATAGTTCGAGGTTCAAAACCATTAAAATTGCAAATTCAGAAGCTCGGGATTTTTGGAAAAGAGGATTCACCGCGAATCTTTTTTGCCGATACTGTAGAAAGCAATGAATTACAAGAATTAAGAACGAAGGTATTTTCCGCTTGTGTTGATGCAGGTTTCAAACTGGAAACAAGACCATTTCGCTCCCATATTACGATTGCAAGAAAGTGGAAAGGTAACGAGCCGTTTCAAACCAAATTCCTTGAAATATGGAATGAACTTCAGTTAGAACCGCTTGTATTTGAAGCAACAAATATTGTCTTATTTCAAACACATCTTAACGAGACGCCTAAATATGAAGCAAAAAGTATCATTCTTTTAGAATAA
- a CDS encoding nuclease-related domain-containing protein, whose translation MGQLIKLQDYVSRYEQNIYTYPSRYVRLKKQQWERTKENWENEGLDASNLLLPSSSGWIEEDTEKPLFFQKIKGLFRNNQIENQSVKEQEEIIKSLEDPLQFSASFEHKPENVDELKRQFLDQLYRFQLKWASSTLTEKSNFHTKFYFEEKLKFFLQRFPDTFLVLYHPIFLLKKAPVEVEVILISPTDVWCITFMEEENSAVFVGSNDRFWLKRNQNEEKKVLNPLLSLNRSERIIRNIFKLHEIEIPIHKLIISRNGYIDYPSAPFDVKFAEGRNFEQWFQSMRSLKSPLKHIQLKCAESLLQYCQTTSIRRLEWDSSEES comes from the coding sequence ATGGGACAGCTAATTAAACTACAGGATTATGTTTCACGCTATGAACAGAATATATATACCTATCCCTCTCGGTATGTCAGGTTGAAAAAACAACAATGGGAGCGAACAAAGGAAAATTGGGAGAATGAAGGACTTGATGCTTCCAACTTACTTTTGCCTTCATCTTCGGGATGGATAGAGGAAGATACAGAAAAACCACTTTTTTTTCAAAAAATAAAAGGGTTATTTCGCAACAACCAAATTGAGAATCAATCAGTAAAAGAACAGGAAGAAATCATTAAAAGTTTGGAAGATCCCTTGCAATTTTCAGCTTCATTTGAGCATAAGCCGGAGAATGTTGATGAATTAAAGCGGCAATTTCTAGATCAACTTTATCGATTTCAATTGAAATGGGCAAGCTCAACCTTAACAGAAAAATCAAATTTTCATACTAAGTTTTATTTTGAAGAAAAATTAAAGTTTTTTCTGCAACGGTTTCCAGATACTTTTTTGGTGCTTTATCATCCTATTTTTCTTTTAAAAAAGGCGCCGGTGGAAGTAGAGGTAATCTTGATTTCACCAACCGATGTATGGTGCATTACATTTATGGAAGAGGAAAATTCAGCTGTTTTTGTTGGTTCGAACGATCGATTTTGGCTAAAGCGAAACCAAAATGAAGAAAAGAAAGTTCTGAATCCTCTTCTTTCATTGAATCGTTCTGAGAGAATCATTCGAAATATCTTTAAATTGCATGAAATTGAAATACCGATACATAAATTAATAATAAGCAGAAATGGATATATTGATTATCCAAGTGCCCCTTTTGATGTGAAGTTTGCGGAGGGGAGAAACTTTGAGCAATGGTTTCAGTCGATGAGATCCCTTAAATCGCCACTTAAGCATATCCAACTCAAATGTGCTGAGAGCTTACTACAATACTGCCAGACAACTAGTATCAGAAGATTAGAATGGGATTCTTCAGAAGAAAGCTAA